A genomic region of Trifolium pratense cultivar HEN17-A07 linkage group LG3, ARS_RC_1.1, whole genome shotgun sequence contains the following coding sequences:
- the LOC123918436 gene encoding uncharacterized protein LOC123918436 translates to MAAKYHLRSNSFPSQSHPNSTRIEQELCKIKTWEATSTSTSHSITIGLSYLEDLYISMEDLLNMTSTQKAISHNQGEKFVEVLMDGSVKILDVCGITRDTMLQVKENVQSLHSSLRRRKGDSSIETSVAEYKFFTKKMKKNVTKLITSLKHMESKFGASSLLNQDQEVVSVIRVLREVIVMNMTIFQSILSFLVGYSSKSMETKWMKVAKLMHKRTISCEEKLENFNDLQCVEVSLRTLLSEGSDVSKMQATHENFEALENAIDMIENGLESVFRRLVKTRVCLLNIVTLS, encoded by the coding sequence ATGGCAGCAAAGTACCATCTTCGCTCAAATAGTTTTCCTTCTCAATCTCATCCTAACTCAACAAGAATAGAACAAGAGCTATGCAAAATCAAGACATGGGAAGCCACATCAACATCCACATCTCATTCAATAACCATTGGCCTTTCCTATCTTGAagatttatatatttcaatGGAAGATCTTCTCAATATGACATCAACACAAAAGGCTATTTCTCACAATCAAGGTGAGAAATTCGTAGAAGTGTTAATGGATGGTTCGGTGAAAATTTTGGATGTTTGTGGCATCACAAGGGACACCATGTTACAAGTTAAAGAAAATGTTCAATCACTTCACTCTTCTCTTAGAAGGAGAAAGGGAGATTCAAGCATTGAAACAAGTGTAGCCGAATATAAATTTTTcacaaagaaaatgaaaaagaatgtCACAAAGTTGATCACATCTTTAAAACACATGGAAAGTAAATTTGGAGCTTCCTCGCTTTTGAATCAAGATCAAGAAGTTGTTTCTGTGATAAGAGTTCTTAGAGAGGTCATAGTAATGAACATGACTATCTTTCAATCCATTTTGTCTTTCTTGGTTGGATATTCATCAAAGTCAATGGAAACCAAATGGATGAAAGTGGCAAAGTTAATGCATAAGAGAACAATATCATGTGAAGAGAAGTTGGAGAATTTCAACGATTTGCAGTGTGTAGAAGTATCTTTGAGAACCCTTTTAAGTGAAGGTTCTGATGTTTCCAAGATGCAGGCTACACATGAAAATTTTGAGGCTTTGGAAAATGCTATTGATATGATAGAAAATGGTTTAGAGAGTGTATTTAGGCGTTTAGTTAAAACTAGAGTCTGTCTTTTGAACATAGTGACTCTATCTTAG
- the LOC123913575 gene encoding putative nuclease HARBI1 has translation MDPSSDDFDVAAYLQNREVEDTYVLNRFRERRKKILEDGAPRSRKYVNRDHPAANQRLIDDYFADEPTYDDAMFRRRYRMQKHLFLRIVGDLSSSDNYFTQRADAAKKEGISPLAKCTTAMRMLAYGMAADAVDEYIKIGGTTALECLRRFCKGIIRLYEQEYLRAPTQDDLQKILHVSELRGFPGMIGSIDCMHWEWKNCPKAWEGQFTRGDKGTTTVILEAVASHDLWIWHAFFGCPGTLNDINVLDRSPVFDDVEQGKTPSVNFYVNQRPYDMTYYLADGIYPSYPTFVKSIRLPQSEPDKLFAKYQEGCRKDIERAFGVLQARFKIIREPARLWDIADLSIIMRSCIILHNMIVEDERDSYAQRWTDFEQSEESGSSASRPYSTEVLPAFANHVRARSEFRDQKAHHELQADLVKHIWTKFGMFQD, from the coding sequence ATGGATCCATCAAGCGATGATTTTGATGTCGCAGCCTACTTGCAAAATCGTGAAGTTGAAGACACTTATGTACTCAACCGATTTAGAGAGCGTCGGAAAAAAATATTGGAAGATGGTGCACCTCGTAGTAGAAAATATGTCAATAGAGATCATCCAGCTGCAAACCAAAGACTAATTGACGACTACTTTGCCGATGAACCTACATATGACGATGCAATGTTTCGTCGTCGGTACCGcatgcaaaaacatcttttccTTCGAATCGTTGGGGACCTTTCAAGTAGTGATAACTACTTCACCCAGCGAGCTGATGCTGCCAAGAAAGAAGGTATATCACCTTTAGCAAAATGTACCACAGCAATGCGAATGTTAGCATACGGTATGGCAGCAGATGCGGTCGATGAGTACATCAAAATAGGAGGTACTACTGCATTAGAGTGCTTACGTAGATTTTGTAAAGGAATCATACGATTGTATGAGCAAGAGTATCTCAGAGCACCAACCCAAGATGACCTGCAAAAAATACTACATGTAAGTGAACTACGGGGGTTCCCAGGGATGATTGGGAGTATTGACTGCATGCACTGGGAGTGGAAAAATTGTCCTAAAGCATGGGAAGGTCAATTTACTAGGGGGGATAAGGGAACCACCACAGTTATTCTTGAAGCAGTTGCATCTCATGATCTATGGATCTGGCATGCCTTTTTTGGATGTCCGGGAACGTTGAACGACATAAACGTTCTAGACCGTTCACCTGTTTTTGATGACGTGGAACAGGGAAAGACTCCAAGTGTGAATTTCTATGTGAATCAACGTCCCTATGATATGACATACTATCTAGCCGATGGTATCTACCCTTCTTATCCAACTTTCGTCAAATCTATTAGACTTCCTCAAAGTGAACCCGATAAGTTATTTGCAAAATATCAGGAGGGATGTCGGAAGGACATCGAACGTGCATTTGGAGTGCTTCAAGCTCGATTTAAAATCATCCGTGAACCAGCTCGCTTGTGGGACATAGCCGATCTGAGTATCATCATGAGGTCTTGCATCATATTACATAATATGATTGTTGAGGATGAGCGAGATTCATATGCTCAACGTTGGACCGATTTTGAGCAGTCTGAGGAAAGTGGATCTAGTGCATCGCGACCATATTCAACCGAGGTATTACCCGCTTTTGCAAATCATGTGCGTGCTAGATCTGAGTTCCGTGATCAAAAAGCTCATCACGAATTGCAAGCAGATCTAGTGAAGCACATATGGACCAAATTTGGAATGTTTCAGGATTAA
- the LOC123918437 gene encoding uncharacterized protein LOC123918437: MDPNNSSNYPNNSQNPNNSQNSNNYQNPNNYQNPNNYQNSNQFFNQYPQNTPNFGLTPNFNQSSFVPNFHPYYGTMLRNPSQTPPFNGYMPMVNENFSSGGTTNFPEFSTQLTIVNDDSTPVSKKNHQPSWNTEQNLVLISGWIKFGTSSVVGKNQKGETYWGQIADYCNEHCSFDPPRDGVACRNRFNYMNKILGKWIGAYDGAKRLQGSGWSENDVLAKAQEIYACGKNVRFTLMEEWNALRDQPRYSSQVGSGSSGSKRSHESDACGSNSVGSSARPIGRDAAKKKGKKKASTPTEVVDKEWDTYMKMREKEVEHLAMVVSNQQEKNRLKKMKMYLKLSSDENLDDRKKAMLDTLAQKLFP, from the coding sequence atggatcccaacaattcttctaattatcccaacaattctcaaaatcccaacaattctcaaaactccaacaattatcaaaaccccaacaattatcaaaatcccaacaattatcaaaattcaaatcaatttttcaatcaatatcctcaaaacacacctaattttggtttaacaccaaatttcaaccaatcatcCTTTGTTCCAAATTTTCATCCATATTATGGAACTATGCTGAGAAATCCATCTCAAACACCCCCGTTTAATGGTTACATGCCGATGGTTAATGAAAATTTTTCGAGTGGTGGTACAACTAACTTTCCCGAATTTTCAACACAATTAACTATTGTTAATGACGATTCAACTCCTGTGAGCAAGAAAAACCATCAACCATCATGGAACACTGAACAAAATTTGGTGCTAATTAGTGGGTGGATCAAATTTGGAACAAGCAGTGTTGTCGGGAAAAACCAGAAAGGTGAAACATATTGGGGTCAAATTGCTGACTATTGTAATGAGCATTGCTCATTCGATCCTCCGCGTGATGGAGTTGCATGCCGAAACCGTTTTaattatatgaacaaaatacTGGGTAAATGGATTGGCGCTTATGATGGCGCTAAGCGTCTCCAAGGAAGTGGTTGGTCCGAGAATGATGTTTTGGCAAAAGCGCAGGAAATATATGCATGTGGGAAGAATGTTCGGTTCACTTTAATGGAAGAATGGAATGCTCTCCGTGATCAACCACGTTATAGTAGTCAAGTAGGATCTGGAAGTAGTGGATCTAAGAGATCTCACGAGAGTGATGCATGTGGCTCAAACTCTGTAGGATCTAGTGCTCGTCCTATAGGTAGGGATGCAGCcaaaaagaagggaaaaaagaaaGCTTCCACACCCACAGAGGTGGTGGACAAAGAATGGGATACTTACATGAAAATGAGGGAGAAAGAGGTGGAACATTTGGCAATGGTAGTTTCCAATCAACAAGAGAAAAACAGacttaagaaaatgaaaatgtatCTGAAGTTAAGTTCTGATGAGAATCTCGATGACCGGAAGAAAGCCATGTTGGACACATTGGCCCAAAAACTGTTTCCATAA
- the LOC123918438 gene encoding adagio protein 3: MAMARDKKDDEEEVHNQNQKSGKRLKCMNKMKNEQEKQVIVVDEEVEESELPLKPDLFFYPTTPTSFVVADALESDFPIIYVNKVFEISTGYRAHEALGRNCRFLQYRDPRAQRRHPLVDPVVVSEIRRCLEEGIEFQGELLNFRKDGTPLVNRLRLTPIHDDDGIVTHIIGIQIFSEANIDLNRVSYPVFRETCIQDFDKNAKYSPKSGKLSYSPQQREEMCGILQLSDEVLAHNILSRLTPRDVASIGSVCRRIRQLTKNEHVRKMVCQNAWGKEVTGTLELMTKKLGWGRLTRELTTLEAVCWKKVTVGGGVEPSRCNFSACAAGNRLVLFGGEGVDMQPMDDTFVLNLDAKNPEWRRVSVKSSPPGRWGHTLSCLNSSWLVVFGGCGRQGLLNDVFVLDLDAQQPTWKEVFGGAPPLPRSWHSSCTIEGSKLVVSGGCTDAGVLLSDTYLLDLTIDNPTWREIPTPWTPPSRLGHSLSVYGRTKILMFGGLAKSGHLRLRSGEAYTIDLEAEQPEWRQLECSAFTGLANQNAVVPPPRLDHVAVSMPCGRVIIFGGSIAGLHSPSQLFLLDPAEEKPSWRILNVPGEPPKFAWGHSTCVVGGTRVLVLGGHTGEEWVLNELHELCLASRQDSDM, translated from the exons atggCTATGGCAAGAGATaaaaaagatgatgaagaagaggttcataatcaaaatcaaaaaaGTGGGAAGAGATTGAAATGCATGAACAAGATGAAGAATGAACAAGAAAAACAAGTTATAGTTGTTGATGAAGAAGTAGAAGAAAGTGAACTTCCATTGAAACCAGACCTTTTTTTCTACCCAACAACACCAACATCTTTTGTTGTTGCTGATGCACTTGAATCAGATTTTCCCATAATTTATGTCAATAAAGTCTTTGAAATCTCAACTGGGTATCGTGCTCATGAAGCCCTTGGTAGAAATTG TCGATTCTTACAATATAGAGATCCTCGAGCTCAGAGGCGACACCCTTTGGTGGATCCAGTTGTTGTGTCTGAGATTAGAAGATGTCTTGAGGAAGGTATCGAGTTCCAAGGTGAACTTCTGAATTTCAGGAAGGATGGTACTCCTTTAGTCAACAGACTGAGACTTACACCGATTCATGATGATGACGGAATTGTGACACACATAATAGGTATCCAAATATTTTCCGAGGCAAACATAGATCTTAACCGTGTTTCCTATCCAGTTTTCAGAGAGACTTGCATTCAAGATTTTGATAAAAATGCTAAATATTCTCCCAAGAGTGGGAAGTTATCGTACAGTCCGCAGCAGCGCGAAGAGATGTGTGGCATTCTTCAGCTTTCTGATGAAGTCTTAGCACACAACATTTTGTCGCGCTTGACACCGAGGGATGTTGCATCCATTGGTTCTGTTTGCAGGAGGATTCGTCAATTAACAAAGAACGAGCATGTTAGGAAGATGGTTTGTCAAAATGCATGGGGCAAAGAAGTGACAGGTACATTGGAACTGATGACAAAGAAGTTGGGATGGGGTCGTCTGACTCGGGAGCTTACTACTCTCGAGGCTGTTTGCTGGAAAAAAGTGACAGTTGGAGGTGGGGTTGAACCTTCGCGCTGCAATTTCAGTGCTTGTGCAGCAGGAAATAGGCTTGTATTGTTTGGAGGTGAAGGAGTTGATATGCAGCCTATGGATGACACTTTTGTTCTAAATCTTGATGCTAAAAACCCAGAATGGCGAAGGGTTAGTGTGAAATCATCCCCGCCCGGACGGTGGGGACACACGCTCTCTTGCTTAAATAGTTCTTGGCTGGTGGTTTTCGGTGGATGTGGCAGACAAGGATTGCTCAATGATGTGTTTGTGCTCGATTTGGATGCTCAACAACCAACATGGAAGGAAGTATTCGGCGGAGCACCACCTCTTCCAAGATCATGGCACAGCTCTTGCACAATTGAAGGTTCCAAATTGGTTGTCTCGGGTGGTTGTACAGATGCTGGAGTACTTCTTAGTGACACGTACTTACTAGACCTTACCATAGATAATCCTACATGGCGAGAAATTCCAACTCCATGGACTCCACCTTCTAGGTTAGGGCACTCACTCTCAGTTTATGGTAGGACGAAGATTCTCATGTTTGGTGGACTTGCAAAGAGTGGACACTTAAGGTTAAGATCAGGTGAGGCTTATACAATTGATTTAGAAGCTGAACAACCAGAATGGAGGCAACTAGAATGTAGTGCATTCACTGGATTAGCAAATCAAAATGCTGTTGTACCTCCTCCTAGATTAGATCATGTTGCTGTAAGCATGCCTTGTGGGAGGGTCATTATATTTGGAGGTTCCATTGCAGGTCTTCACTCACCGTCTCAGCTATTTCTATTGGATCCTGCTGAAGAGAAACCATCATGGAGGATTCTCAATGTTCCCGGGGAACCACCTAAATTTGCTTGGGGTCATAGCACTTGTGTGGTTGGAGGGACTAGGGTTTTGGTGTTGGGTGGACATACTGGAGAGGAATGGGTACTCAACGAGTTGCATGAATTATGTTTGGCAAGCCGACAGGACTCCGACATGTAA
- the LOC123918439 gene encoding phragmoplastin DRP1C: MATMISLIGLINKIQRACTVLGDHGGEGLSLWEALPSVAVVGGQSSGKSSVLESVVGRDFLPRGSGIVTRRPLVLQLHKTENGQEYAEFLHLPRKKFTDFAAVRKEIADETDRITGKSKQISNHPIHLSIYSPNVVNLTLIDLPGLTKVAVEGQQESIVQDIENMVRSYVEKPNCIILAISPANQDIATSDAIKIAKEVDPSGERTFGVVTKLDLMDRGTNAVDVLEGRQYRLQHPWVGIVNRSQADINKNVDMIAARRKEREYFETSPEYGHLAHKMGSEYLAKLLSQHLEQVIRQKIPSIIALINKTIDELNAELDRIGRPIAVDSGAQLYTILELCRAFDKVFKEHLDGGRPGGDRIYGVFDHQLPAALKKLPFDRHLSLKNVQKVVTEADGYQPHLIAPEQGYRRLIEGSISYFKGPAEASVDAVHFVLKELVRKSVAETEELRRFPTLSNDIATAANEALDRFRDESKKTVTRLVDMESSYLTAEFFRKIHLEPEKNPNGPPNSNRNAPPNMDNYTDNHLRKIGSNVSAYINMVCDTLKNTIPKAVVYCQVREAKRSLLNYFYVQVGKKEKEKLGAMLDEDPALMEKRNQIAKRLELYKQARDDIDSVAWK, translated from the exons ATGGCGACGATGATAAGCTTGATCGGTCTTATCAACAAGATCCAACGAGCTTGTACTGTTTTAGGAGATCACGGTGGCGAGGGTTTATCTCTTTGGGAAGCTCTTCCTTCCGTGGCGGTTGTCGGTGGTCAG AGTTCCGGAAAATCATCGGTGTTGGAAAGTGTAGTTGGAAGAGACTTTCTTCCTCGTGGATCTG GTATTGTTACGCGGAGGCCGTTGGTACTGCAACTTCATAAGACTGAAAATGGCCAGGAATACGCTGAGTTTCTTCACTTACCAAGAAAGAAATTCACCGACTTCG CTGCTGTGAGGAAGGAAATAGCAGATGAAACAGATCGAATAACTGGGAAGTCAAAGCAGATTTCTAATCATCCTATTCACCTTAGCATTTATTCTCCAAATG TTGTAAACTTAACCCTCATAGATCTTCCTGGGTTGACGAAGGTTGCAGTAG AGGGACAACAAGAGAGCATTGTTCAAGATATTGAAAACATGGTCCGTTCGTATGTTGAGAAG CCAAACTGCATTATCCTAGCTATCTCTCCTGCCAATCAAGATATTGCCACTTCGGATGCCATAAAAATTGCAAAAGAAGTTGATCCATCAG gTGAAAGAACTTTTGGAGTGGTTACAAAACTTGATCTTATGGACAGAGGAACTAATGCAGTTGAT GTTCTTGAGGGAAGGCAATACAGACTGCAGCATCCATGGGTTGGAATTGTTAACCGTTCACAAGCTgatattaataaaaatgttgACATGATTGCTGCTCGAAGGAAGGAGCGTGAATATTTTGAGACAAGTCCTGAATATGGACATTTGGCGCATAAAATGGGCTCAGAATATCTTGCTAAGCTTCTTTCTCAG CATTTGGAGCAAGTTATCAGGCAGAAGATACCTAGTATCATCGCCTTAATAAACAAGACCATTGATGAGCTTAATGCAGAGTTGGACCGCATTGGCAGGCCTATTGCTGTAGACTCTGGG gcccaactctacaCTATTTTAGAATTGTGTCGTGCATTTGACAAAGTATTTAAAGAGCACCTGGATGGAGG ACGACCAGGTGGGGACCGGATATACGGAGTTTTTGATCACCAATTACCGGCTGCTTTAAAAAAGCTTCCCTTTGATCGCCATCTATCCTTAAAAAATGTCCAAAAAGTTGTCACCGAAGCTGATGGGTATCAACCTCATCTGATTGCTCCAGAGCAGGGTTATAGAAGACTCATTGAAGGGTCAATCAGCTATTTCAAAGGCCCGGCTGAAGCCTCTGTGGATGCT GTCCATTTCGTTTTGAAGGAACTTGTACGCAAGTCAGTTGCAGAAACCGAG GAGTTAAGAAGATTTCCAACGCTTTCAAATGATATTGCAACCGCTGCAAATGAAGCTCTCGATAGATTCCGAGACGAAAGCAAGAAGACAGTTACACGGTTGGTTGATATGGAGTCTAGCTATCTAACAGCAGAATTTTTTAGGAAGATTCATCTTGAACCAGAAAAAAACCCAAATGGACCACCGAATTCAAACCGGAATGCTCCCCCCAACATGGACAATTATACTGACAATCACCTCCGCAAAATTG GATCAAATGTCAGTGCTTATATCAACATGGTCTGTGATACGCTTAAGAATACTATACCAAAAGCTGTAGTCTATTGCCAAGTTAGAGAAGCCAAGAGATCATTGCTAAACTACTTTTACGTTCAAGTTGGAAAGAAGGAG AAGGAGAAATTGGGCGCCATGTTGGATGAAGACCCAGCACTAATGGAAAAGAGAAATCAAATAGCAAAAAGACTTGAATTGTACAAGCAAGCTAGAGACGATATTGATTCCGTGGCCTGGAAATAG